One Thermoleophilaceae bacterium DNA window includes the following coding sequences:
- a CDS encoding GGDEF domain-containing protein produces MLERAPLSDIERIPTERIVRELPDLISDIVRAVARSAAGSPGDVLSADAEDRASRLASLSGRDPHAPADLARDIAALHSVMISALGKELQGEEARVLIDAADRFATVFGAIQAAAAEELVRERSRELEWLANTDALTGLYNLRYLQQHIRHLVGIQQRYGHQFAVLVLDINGLKRINDAYGHAAGDRMLMGVAAAIRATVRGIDTPVRMGGDEFCVLAPQQSASGAKILAYRMAAAVEQIETPDKSPVGVAIGVVACPQHGVDPDRLLELADAAMYRAKAGGERVEMADADAPAAEDRSERNS; encoded by the coding sequence GTGCTCGAGCGTGCGCCGCTCAGCGATATCGAGAGGATCCCGACCGAGCGGATCGTCCGTGAGCTGCCGGACCTGATCAGTGACATCGTCCGCGCGGTCGCCCGCAGCGCCGCCGGCTCGCCCGGGGACGTGCTGAGCGCCGACGCCGAGGACCGCGCCAGCCGGCTTGCGAGCCTCTCCGGCCGCGACCCGCACGCGCCCGCCGACCTCGCGCGGGACATCGCCGCGCTCCACTCGGTGATGATCTCGGCGCTCGGCAAGGAGCTGCAGGGGGAGGAGGCGCGCGTGCTCATCGACGCCGCCGACCGCTTCGCCACCGTCTTCGGCGCAATTCAGGCCGCAGCCGCCGAGGAGCTCGTGCGCGAGCGCTCGCGGGAGCTCGAGTGGCTGGCGAACACGGACGCGCTCACCGGCCTCTACAACCTGCGTTACCTCCAGCAGCACATCCGCCACCTCGTGGGCATCCAGCAGCGCTACGGCCACCAGTTCGCCGTGCTCGTTCTCGACATCAACGGGCTCAAGCGGATCAACGACGCATACGGCCACGCCGCGGGCGACCGCATGCTGATGGGCGTGGCCGCCGCCATCCGCGCGACGGTGCGAGGCATCGACACGCCCGTGCGCATGGGCGGCGACGAGTTCTGCGTGCTGGCACCGCAGCAGAGCGCGTCCGGCGCGAAGATCCTCGCCTACCGCATGGCGGCCGCCGTGGAGCAGATCGAGACTCCCGACAAGTCCCCGGTGGGCGTGGCCATCGGCGTGGTGGCCTGCCCGCAGCACGGCGTGGACCCGGACCGCCTGCTCGAGCTTGCCGACGCCGCCATGTACCGCGCCAAGGCGGGCGGTGAGCGCGTGGAGATGGCGGACGCGGACGCTCCCGCGGCAGAAGACCGCTCCGAGCGAAACAGCTAA